A stretch of Misgurnus anguillicaudatus unplaced genomic scaffold, ASM2758022v2 HiC_scaffold_33, whole genome shotgun sequence DNA encodes these proteins:
- the LOC141349233 gene encoding uncharacterized protein isoform X6 has protein sequence MQVIFIRTIYSMCSLFLVNMLRKRRIKPEQDAKEHVLSGKDKAFIEKRYINAFKGRGVFALEHIKPSTFVVEYRGVLSQSKYVDDIQGNYLFDFTWNGAQYCKDASKEDGSLGRLVNDDHKNPNCKVKTVVVEGKPHLCLFSLRDICPDEEITYNYGDSSWPWRSVELCDEISVAVDESIEGPSSSGKEKMPCNNKQMSVAKEEVSAFNENEMCHHEVHCAVISSLDSCVNCSGPVSSRKWLGLTCKLCSRTWHKTCFMKNEKLMDVTFSSSEESSSDEEYTPQADKSIDESSDEFFPDSRQNSDSCDSLIINTRNPPYCKTTQLVSESKKAKSVSQPTHCSSTEQDMVSDISSSAQDLICNDQDKTTSNTEMLQSFKKTPTESCDKQSNLKDTFSTHENYCYVCKKPQSKIARHFKKHEDSETEIAAAFLLPKHSKDRKRLLKKLRNRGNYEHNQEVMENKSGPLKVRRRPVRSEIELSTKTYVHCIYCKGLFVRKELWRHTRRCSSKICSESEATGKAKVLVLADIAESTFSQAISPEVWKILGNMKNDDISSVVRNDFLILQLSQSLYNKHGSDPTKFEYIRQKVREVGRLLLSMRKKFSILSFEDALKPNNFYKVIEAVKDVAGYEEKSHSYKTPSLALKLGHSLNKIADIILCRAIAGEDDALTKAAERFKRLCSSEWAEHVSHAALATLSKSKFNKPSTIPFTHDVQLLHQCLEKKSAEAFENLKNHESSQAYAELAKVTLAQVIIFNRRRAGEVSKMTLECFMKRDQTELHEDIALGLSPFEQKMSKHFSRVEIMGKKGRKVAVLLSPDLVGAIQLLVDKRDSCEVDGDNPFLFARPKCSATSFFMGQDCIRLFANQCGAQNPEYLRSTQLRKQVATMSQILNLKDNELDQLANFLGHEFGSIETFIGCQMQL, from the exons ATGCAAGTAATATTTATTAGGACCATATACTCCAtgtgttctttgtttctagtcaacatgttgagaaagaggagaaTTAAACCTGAACAGGATGCCAAAGAGCATGTGTTGTCAGGCAAAGACAAAGCCTTCATTGAGAAACGATACATCAACGCATTTAAAG GACGAGGTGTGTTTGCACTTGAACACATTAAACCATCCACATTTGTTGTGGAATATCGTGGAGTACTGTCTCAAAGTAAATATGTTGATGACATTCAAGGCAACTACTTGTTCGATTTCACATGGAATGGAGCACAATATTG caaAGATGCTTCAAAAGAGGATGGATCGCTAGGACGACTGGTGAACGATGATCACAAAAATCCAAACTGCAAAGTCAAGACGGTTGTTGTTGAGGGAAAGCCACACCTGTGTCTATTTAGTCTAAGAGACATTTGTCCAGATGAAGAAATTACTTACAATTATGGGGATTCCTCTTGGCCCTGGCGTTCAGTA GAATTGTGTGATGAGATATCGGTGGCCGTGGATGAATCCATTGAAGGTCCTTCCTCATCAGGAAAAGAGAAA ATGCCCTGTAACAACAAACAAATGTCAGTGGCCAAGGAAGAAGTTTCAGCTTTTAATGAAAATGAAATG TGCCATCATGAAGTTCATTGTGCAGTAATATCCAGTTTGGATTCTTGTGTAAATTGCAGTGGACCCGTGTCTAGTCGAAAATGGCTTGGCTTAACATGCAAAT tgtgttcAAGAACATGGCACAAAACCTGCTTCATGAAGAATGAGAAATTG ATGGATGTTACATTTTCCAGTTCTGAAGAAAGCAGTTCTGATGAAGAGTATACTCCCCAAGCCGATAAAAGCATTGATGAATCCTCTGATGAATTCTTCCCAGATTCAAGACAAAACAGCGACAGCTGTGATAGTCTAATTATCAATACAAGGAATCCACCATATTGTAAGACCACTCAACTTGTTTCAGAGTCTAAGAAGGCAAAGAGTGTGTCTCAACCCACTCACTGTTCATCCACTGAGCAAGATATGGTCAGTGACATATCCAGCTCTGCTCAAGATCTCATATGTAATGATCAAGACAAAACCACAAGCAATACAGAGATGCTTCAGAGTTTTAAGAAAACACCAACAGAGTCTTGTGATAAACAGTCAAACCTCAAAGACACTTTTTCCACCCACGAAAATTACTGTTATGTGTGCAAGAAACCTCAGTCTAAAATTGCCCGTCACTTTAAAAAGCATGAAGACAGTGAAACGGAAATTGCGGCTGCATTTCTGCTTCCTAAACACTCCAAGGACAGAAAAAGGTTACTTAAGAAGCTCCGAAACAGAGGCAACTATGAACATAATCAAGAGGTTATGGAGAATAAGAGTGGACCACTGAAGGTTAGAAGACGACCAGTAAGATCCGAGATCGAATTGAGTACCAAAACATACGTGCACTGCATATACTGTAAAGGCCTGTTTGTACGCAAGGAGTTGTGGCGCCATACACGGAGATGTTCTTCAAAGATTTGTTCCGAATCTGAAGCAACTGGTAAGGCCAAAGTTCTAGTTTTGGCTGATATTGCAGAGTCAACATTCTCTCAAGCAATCTCTCCTGAAGTGTGGAAAATCTTGGGAAATATGAAGAATGATGACATTTCATCTGTTGTTCGAAATGATTTTCTCATACTGCAGTTGAGTCAGAGTCTTTACAACAAACACGGAAGTGATCCAACGAAATTTGAATACATCAGACAGAAGGTACGGGAAGTGGGCAGACTCTTGCTAAGCATGAGAAAAAAATTCTCCATACTTAGCTTTGAAGATGCTTTGAAGCCGAACAATTTTTACAAAGTCATTGAGGCCGTGAAAGATGTTGCTGGTTATGAAGAAAAGAGCCACTCATATAAGACACCAAGTCTTGCACTAAAGTTAGGACATTCACTTAACAAAATTGCTGACATCATTCTCTGCAGGGCCATCGCAGGAGAGGATGATGCTCTGACGAAAGCAGCAGAGCGATTCAAAAGACTCTGCTCAAGTGAATGGGCAGAACATGTCTCCCATGCTGCTCTTGCTACTTTAAGCAAATCAAAGTTCAACAAACCATCTACCATACCATTCACACATGATGTGCAGCTTCTCCACCAGTGCCTAGAGAAGAAATCAGCTGAGGCTTTTGAAAACCTGAAAAACCACGAGTCTTCACAGGCATACGCAGAACTCGCCAAAGTGACACTGGCACAAGTAATCATCTTTAACCGACGTCGTGCAGGAGAAGTTTCAAAAATGACACTTGAGTGTTTTATGAAAAGAGACCAAACTGAGCTCCATGAGGACATAGCTCTTGGTCTATCTCCGTTTGAGCAAAAAATGTCCAAGCATTTCAGCAGAGTAGAAATAatggggaaaaaagggagaaaagttGCTGTTCTGCTAAGCCCTGATCTTGTTGGAGCAATACAACTTCTTGTGGACAAGAGAGATTCATGTGAAGTAGATGGGGACAACCCCTTCCTATTTGCAAGACCAAAGTGTTCAGCCACCAGTTTCTTCATGGGACAAGACTGCATCAGGCTTTTTGCAAATCAGTGTGGTGCCCAGAACCCTGAATATCTCAGATCTACACAACTCCGTAAGCAGGTTGCAACAATGTCCCAGATTCTTAATCTAAAAGATAATGAGCTGGATCAGCTTGCCAATTTTTTGGGCCATGAATTCGGGTCCATAGAGACTTTTATCGGTTGCCAGATGCAACTATAG
- the LOC141349233 gene encoding uncharacterized protein isoform X1 produces MQVIFIRTIYSMCSLFLVNMLRKRRIKPEQDAKEHVLSGKDKAFIEKRYINAFKGRGVFALEHIKPSTFVVEYRGVLSQSKYVDDIQGNYLFDFTWNGAQYCKDASKEDGSLGRLVNDDHKNPNCKVKTVVVEGKPHLCLFSLRDICPDEEITYNYGDSSWPWRSVELCDEISVAVDESIEGTSSSGKEKELCDEIPKAMDESIEGPSSSGKEKELCDEISVAVDESIEGPSSSGKEKMPCNNKQMSVAKEEVSAFNENEMCHHEVHCAVISSLDSCVNCSGPVSSRKWLGLTCKLCSRTWHKTCFMKNEKLMDVTFSSSEESSSDEEYTPQADKSIDESSDEFFPDSRQNSDSCDSLIINTRNPPYCKTTQLVSESKKAKSVSQPTHCSSTEQDMVSDISSSAQDLICNDQDKTTSNTEMLQSFKKTPTESCDKQSNLKDTFSTHENYCYVCKKPQSKIARHFKKHEDSETEIAAAFLLPKHSKDRKRLLKKLRNRGNYEHNQEVMENKSGPLKVRRRPVRSEIELSTKTYVHCIYCKGLFVRKELWRHTRRCSSKICSESEATGKAKVLVLADIAESTFSQAISPEVWKILGNMKNDDISSVVRNDFLILQLSQSLYNKHGSDPTKFEYIRQKVREVGRLLLSMRKKFSILSFEDALKPNNFYKVIEAVKDVAGYEEKSHSYKTPSLALKLGHSLNKIADIILCRAIAGEDDALTKAAERFKRLCSSEWAEHVSHAALATLSKSKFNKPSTIPFTHDVQLLHQCLEKKSAEAFENLKNHESSQAYAELAKVTLAQVIIFNRRRAGEVSKMTLECFMKRDQTELHEDIALGLSPFEQKMSKHFSRVEIMGKKGRKVAVLLSPDLVGAIQLLVDKRDSCEVDGDNPFLFARPKCSATSFFMGQDCIRLFANQCGAQNPEYLRSTQLRKQVATMSQILNLKDNELDQLANFLGHEFGSIETFIGCQMQL; encoded by the exons ATGCAAGTAATATTTATTAGGACCATATACTCCAtgtgttctttgtttctagtcaacatgttgagaaagaggagaaTTAAACCTGAACAGGATGCCAAAGAGCATGTGTTGTCAGGCAAAGACAAAGCCTTCATTGAGAAACGATACATCAACGCATTTAAAG GACGAGGTGTGTTTGCACTTGAACACATTAAACCATCCACATTTGTTGTGGAATATCGTGGAGTACTGTCTCAAAGTAAATATGTTGATGACATTCAAGGCAACTACTTGTTCGATTTCACATGGAATGGAGCACAATATTG caaAGATGCTTCAAAAGAGGATGGATCGCTAGGACGACTGGTGAACGATGATCACAAAAATCCAAACTGCAAAGTCAAGACGGTTGTTGTTGAGGGAAAGCCACACCTGTGTCTATTTAGTCTAAGAGACATTTGTCCAGATGAAGAAATTACTTACAATTATGGGGATTCCTCTTGGCCCTGGCGTTCAGTA GAATTGTGTGATGAGATATCGGTGGCCGTGGATGAATCCATTGAGGGTACTTCCTCATCAGGAAAAGAGAAA GAATTGTGTGATGAGATCCCAAAGGCCATGGATGAATCCATTGAGGGTCCTTCCTCATCAGGAAAAGAGAAA GAATTGTGTGATGAGATATCGGTGGCCGTGGATGAATCCATTGAAGGTCCTTCCTCATCAGGAAAAGAGAAA ATGCCCTGTAACAACAAACAAATGTCAGTGGCCAAGGAAGAAGTTTCAGCTTTTAATGAAAATGAAATG TGCCATCATGAAGTTCATTGTGCAGTAATATCCAGTTTGGATTCTTGTGTAAATTGCAGTGGACCCGTGTCTAGTCGAAAATGGCTTGGCTTAACATGCAAAT tgtgttcAAGAACATGGCACAAAACCTGCTTCATGAAGAATGAGAAATTG ATGGATGTTACATTTTCCAGTTCTGAAGAAAGCAGTTCTGATGAAGAGTATACTCCCCAAGCCGATAAAAGCATTGATGAATCCTCTGATGAATTCTTCCCAGATTCAAGACAAAACAGCGACAGCTGTGATAGTCTAATTATCAATACAAGGAATCCACCATATTGTAAGACCACTCAACTTGTTTCAGAGTCTAAGAAGGCAAAGAGTGTGTCTCAACCCACTCACTGTTCATCCACTGAGCAAGATATGGTCAGTGACATATCCAGCTCTGCTCAAGATCTCATATGTAATGATCAAGACAAAACCACAAGCAATACAGAGATGCTTCAGAGTTTTAAGAAAACACCAACAGAGTCTTGTGATAAACAGTCAAACCTCAAAGACACTTTTTCCACCCACGAAAATTACTGTTATGTGTGCAAGAAACCTCAGTCTAAAATTGCCCGTCACTTTAAAAAGCATGAAGACAGTGAAACGGAAATTGCGGCTGCATTTCTGCTTCCTAAACACTCCAAGGACAGAAAAAGGTTACTTAAGAAGCTCCGAAACAGAGGCAACTATGAACATAATCAAGAGGTTATGGAGAATAAGAGTGGACCACTGAAGGTTAGAAGACGACCAGTAAGATCCGAGATCGAATTGAGTACCAAAACATACGTGCACTGCATATACTGTAAAGGCCTGTTTGTACGCAAGGAGTTGTGGCGCCATACACGGAGATGTTCTTCAAAGATTTGTTCCGAATCTGAAGCAACTGGTAAGGCCAAAGTTCTAGTTTTGGCTGATATTGCAGAGTCAACATTCTCTCAAGCAATCTCTCCTGAAGTGTGGAAAATCTTGGGAAATATGAAGAATGATGACATTTCATCTGTTGTTCGAAATGATTTTCTCATACTGCAGTTGAGTCAGAGTCTTTACAACAAACACGGAAGTGATCCAACGAAATTTGAATACATCAGACAGAAGGTACGGGAAGTGGGCAGACTCTTGCTAAGCATGAGAAAAAAATTCTCCATACTTAGCTTTGAAGATGCTTTGAAGCCGAACAATTTTTACAAAGTCATTGAGGCCGTGAAAGATGTTGCTGGTTATGAAGAAAAGAGCCACTCATATAAGACACCAAGTCTTGCACTAAAGTTAGGACATTCACTTAACAAAATTGCTGACATCATTCTCTGCAGGGCCATCGCAGGAGAGGATGATGCTCTGACGAAAGCAGCAGAGCGATTCAAAAGACTCTGCTCAAGTGAATGGGCAGAACATGTCTCCCATGCTGCTCTTGCTACTTTAAGCAAATCAAAGTTCAACAAACCATCTACCATACCATTCACACATGATGTGCAGCTTCTCCACCAGTGCCTAGAGAAGAAATCAGCTGAGGCTTTTGAAAACCTGAAAAACCACGAGTCTTCACAGGCATACGCAGAACTCGCCAAAGTGACACTGGCACAAGTAATCATCTTTAACCGACGTCGTGCAGGAGAAGTTTCAAAAATGACACTTGAGTGTTTTATGAAAAGAGACCAAACTGAGCTCCATGAGGACATAGCTCTTGGTCTATCTCCGTTTGAGCAAAAAATGTCCAAGCATTTCAGCAGAGTAGAAATAatggggaaaaaagggagaaaagttGCTGTTCTGCTAAGCCCTGATCTTGTTGGAGCAATACAACTTCTTGTGGACAAGAGAGATTCATGTGAAGTAGATGGGGACAACCCCTTCCTATTTGCAAGACCAAAGTGTTCAGCCACCAGTTTCTTCATGGGACAAGACTGCATCAGGCTTTTTGCAAATCAGTGTGGTGCCCAGAACCCTGAATATCTCAGATCTACACAACTCCGTAAGCAGGTTGCAACAATGTCCCAGATTCTTAATCTAAAAGATAATGAGCTGGATCAGCTTGCCAATTTTTTGGGCCATGAATTCGGGTCCATAGAGACTTTTATCGGTTGCCAGATGCAACTATAG
- the LOC141349233 gene encoding uncharacterized protein isoform X3, translating to MQVIFIRTIYSMCSLFLVNMLRKRRIKPEQDAKEHVLSGKDKAFIEKRYINAFKGRGVFALEHIKPSTFVVEYRGVLSQSKYVDDIQGNYLFDFTWNGAQYCKDASKEDGSLGRLVNDDHKNPNCKVKTVVVEGKPHLCLFSLRDICPDEEITYNYGDSSWPWRSVELCDEISVAVDESIEGTSSSGKEKELCDEIPKAMDESIEGPSSSGKEKELCDEISVAVDESIEGPSSSGKEKCHHEVHCAVISSLDSCVNCSGPVSSRKWLGLTCKLCSRTWHKTCFMKNEKLMDVTFSSSEESSSDEEYTPQADKSIDESSDEFFPDSRQNSDSCDSLIINTRNPPYCKTTQLVSESKKAKSVSQPTHCSSTEQDMVSDISSSAQDLICNDQDKTTSNTEMLQSFKKTPTESCDKQSNLKDTFSTHENYCYVCKKPQSKIARHFKKHEDSETEIAAAFLLPKHSKDRKRLLKKLRNRGNYEHNQEVMENKSGPLKVRRRPVRSEIELSTKTYVHCIYCKGLFVRKELWRHTRRCSSKICSESEATGKAKVLVLADIAESTFSQAISPEVWKILGNMKNDDISSVVRNDFLILQLSQSLYNKHGSDPTKFEYIRQKVREVGRLLLSMRKKFSILSFEDALKPNNFYKVIEAVKDVAGYEEKSHSYKTPSLALKLGHSLNKIADIILCRAIAGEDDALTKAAERFKRLCSSEWAEHVSHAALATLSKSKFNKPSTIPFTHDVQLLHQCLEKKSAEAFENLKNHESSQAYAELAKVTLAQVIIFNRRRAGEVSKMTLECFMKRDQTELHEDIALGLSPFEQKMSKHFSRVEIMGKKGRKVAVLLSPDLVGAIQLLVDKRDSCEVDGDNPFLFARPKCSATSFFMGQDCIRLFANQCGAQNPEYLRSTQLRKQVATMSQILNLKDNELDQLANFLGHEFGSIETFIGCQMQL from the exons ATGCAAGTAATATTTATTAGGACCATATACTCCAtgtgttctttgtttctagtcaacatgttgagaaagaggagaaTTAAACCTGAACAGGATGCCAAAGAGCATGTGTTGTCAGGCAAAGACAAAGCCTTCATTGAGAAACGATACATCAACGCATTTAAAG GACGAGGTGTGTTTGCACTTGAACACATTAAACCATCCACATTTGTTGTGGAATATCGTGGAGTACTGTCTCAAAGTAAATATGTTGATGACATTCAAGGCAACTACTTGTTCGATTTCACATGGAATGGAGCACAATATTG caaAGATGCTTCAAAAGAGGATGGATCGCTAGGACGACTGGTGAACGATGATCACAAAAATCCAAACTGCAAAGTCAAGACGGTTGTTGTTGAGGGAAAGCCACACCTGTGTCTATTTAGTCTAAGAGACATTTGTCCAGATGAAGAAATTACTTACAATTATGGGGATTCCTCTTGGCCCTGGCGTTCAGTA GAATTGTGTGATGAGATATCGGTGGCCGTGGATGAATCCATTGAGGGTACTTCCTCATCAGGAAAAGAGAAA GAATTGTGTGATGAGATCCCAAAGGCCATGGATGAATCCATTGAGGGTCCTTCCTCATCAGGAAAAGAGAAA GAATTGTGTGATGAGATATCGGTGGCCGTGGATGAATCCATTGAAGGTCCTTCCTCATCAGGAAAAGAGAAA TGCCATCATGAAGTTCATTGTGCAGTAATATCCAGTTTGGATTCTTGTGTAAATTGCAGTGGACCCGTGTCTAGTCGAAAATGGCTTGGCTTAACATGCAAAT tgtgttcAAGAACATGGCACAAAACCTGCTTCATGAAGAATGAGAAATTG ATGGATGTTACATTTTCCAGTTCTGAAGAAAGCAGTTCTGATGAAGAGTATACTCCCCAAGCCGATAAAAGCATTGATGAATCCTCTGATGAATTCTTCCCAGATTCAAGACAAAACAGCGACAGCTGTGATAGTCTAATTATCAATACAAGGAATCCACCATATTGTAAGACCACTCAACTTGTTTCAGAGTCTAAGAAGGCAAAGAGTGTGTCTCAACCCACTCACTGTTCATCCACTGAGCAAGATATGGTCAGTGACATATCCAGCTCTGCTCAAGATCTCATATGTAATGATCAAGACAAAACCACAAGCAATACAGAGATGCTTCAGAGTTTTAAGAAAACACCAACAGAGTCTTGTGATAAACAGTCAAACCTCAAAGACACTTTTTCCACCCACGAAAATTACTGTTATGTGTGCAAGAAACCTCAGTCTAAAATTGCCCGTCACTTTAAAAAGCATGAAGACAGTGAAACGGAAATTGCGGCTGCATTTCTGCTTCCTAAACACTCCAAGGACAGAAAAAGGTTACTTAAGAAGCTCCGAAACAGAGGCAACTATGAACATAATCAAGAGGTTATGGAGAATAAGAGTGGACCACTGAAGGTTAGAAGACGACCAGTAAGATCCGAGATCGAATTGAGTACCAAAACATACGTGCACTGCATATACTGTAAAGGCCTGTTTGTACGCAAGGAGTTGTGGCGCCATACACGGAGATGTTCTTCAAAGATTTGTTCCGAATCTGAAGCAACTGGTAAGGCCAAAGTTCTAGTTTTGGCTGATATTGCAGAGTCAACATTCTCTCAAGCAATCTCTCCTGAAGTGTGGAAAATCTTGGGAAATATGAAGAATGATGACATTTCATCTGTTGTTCGAAATGATTTTCTCATACTGCAGTTGAGTCAGAGTCTTTACAACAAACACGGAAGTGATCCAACGAAATTTGAATACATCAGACAGAAGGTACGGGAAGTGGGCAGACTCTTGCTAAGCATGAGAAAAAAATTCTCCATACTTAGCTTTGAAGATGCTTTGAAGCCGAACAATTTTTACAAAGTCATTGAGGCCGTGAAAGATGTTGCTGGTTATGAAGAAAAGAGCCACTCATATAAGACACCAAGTCTTGCACTAAAGTTAGGACATTCACTTAACAAAATTGCTGACATCATTCTCTGCAGGGCCATCGCAGGAGAGGATGATGCTCTGACGAAAGCAGCAGAGCGATTCAAAAGACTCTGCTCAAGTGAATGGGCAGAACATGTCTCCCATGCTGCTCTTGCTACTTTAAGCAAATCAAAGTTCAACAAACCATCTACCATACCATTCACACATGATGTGCAGCTTCTCCACCAGTGCCTAGAGAAGAAATCAGCTGAGGCTTTTGAAAACCTGAAAAACCACGAGTCTTCACAGGCATACGCAGAACTCGCCAAAGTGACACTGGCACAAGTAATCATCTTTAACCGACGTCGTGCAGGAGAAGTTTCAAAAATGACACTTGAGTGTTTTATGAAAAGAGACCAAACTGAGCTCCATGAGGACATAGCTCTTGGTCTATCTCCGTTTGAGCAAAAAATGTCCAAGCATTTCAGCAGAGTAGAAATAatggggaaaaaagggagaaaagttGCTGTTCTGCTAAGCCCTGATCTTGTTGGAGCAATACAACTTCTTGTGGACAAGAGAGATTCATGTGAAGTAGATGGGGACAACCCCTTCCTATTTGCAAGACCAAAGTGTTCAGCCACCAGTTTCTTCATGGGACAAGACTGCATCAGGCTTTTTGCAAATCAGTGTGGTGCCCAGAACCCTGAATATCTCAGATCTACACAACTCCGTAAGCAGGTTGCAACAATGTCCCAGATTCTTAATCTAAAAGATAATGAGCTGGATCAGCTTGCCAATTTTTTGGGCCATGAATTCGGGTCCATAGAGACTTTTATCGGTTGCCAGATGCAACTATAG